The Bacteroides ovatus genomic interval TCACTTCCCTTCTACAGCTTCTATTCTTTGTGATAAACTCGGACTAAAGAATGCTTTTGCCTTCGACTTGCAGGCTGCTTGTAGCGGATTCCTGTATTTGATGGAGACAGCTGCTAATTTCATCCGTTCGGGAAGATATAAGAAAATTATCATTGTCGGTGCCGATAAGATGTCGTCAATGGTTAACTATACAGATCGTGCTACATGCCCTATTTTCGGTGACGGTGCTGCTGCCTTTATGGTGGAGCCCACTACGGAAGATTACGGAATCATGGATTCGATACTGAGAACAGATGGCAAAGGTTTGCCTTTCCTCCACATGAAAGCTGGTGGTTCGGTTTGTCCTCCGTCTTATTTCACAGTAGACAATAAAATGCACTATCTGTTTCAGGAAGGAAGAACAGTATTTAAATATGCTGTATCCAACATGTCGGATGTCTCTGCTGCAATCGCAGAAAAGAATGGTCTGACGAAAGATAGTATCAACTGGATTGTTCCGCATCAGGCGAATGTCCGTATTATCGAGGCTGTGGCTCACCGTATGGATGTGCCAATGGATAAAGTGTTGGTAAATATTGAGCATTACGGTAACACGAGTGCCGCTACACTTCCTCTGTGTATCTGGGATTATGAAGATAAACTCAAGAAAGGCGATAACATCATTTTCACTGCATTCGGTGCCGGATTTACTTGGGGCGCAGTGTACGTGAAATGGGGTTATGATGGAAAGAAGGAATCGTAACGTAAGTTACTGAATTATAACACTCAAAAACGCATCCTATTTCGATTCGATGCGTTTTTTTGTCTCAACCAATAAAATAAAGAGAAATGCATAAAGCAGGTTTTGTAAACATCGTAGGAAATCCGAATGTCGGAAAGTCGACATTGATGAATGTCTTGGTGGGCGAACGTATTTCGATCGCTACCTTCAAAGCGCAGACTACTCGTCACCGGATTATGGGAATCTATAATACGGATGAGATGCAGATTGTTTTTTCTGATACTCCGGGTGTGTTGAAGCCCAATTATAAGCTACAGGAGTCTATGCTGAATTTTTCTACTTCGGCATTGACGGATGCGGATATCTTGCTTTATGTAACGGACGTGGTGGAGACGCCGGATAAGAATAATGAGTTTATGGAAAAGGTGCGTCAGATGACGGTGCCTGTTCTCTTGCTCATCAATAAGATAGATCTTACAGATCAGGAAAAACTGGTAAAGCTGGTGGAAGAATGGAAAGAGTTGCTTCCCCAAGCCGAAATTATTCCGATTTCTGCTACATCAAAGTTCAATGTAGACTATGTGATGAAGCGGATCAAAGAACTGCTGCCCGATTCTCCTCCTTATTTTGGAAAGGATCAGTGGACGGATAAGCC includes:
- a CDS encoding beta-ketoacyl-ACP synthase III — encoded protein: MEKINAVITGVGGYVPDYILTNDEISKMVDTNDEWIMTRIGVKERHILNEEGLGSSYMARKAAKQLMKKTGANPDDIDLVVVATTTPDYHFPSTASILCDKLGLKNAFAFDLQAACSGFLYLMETAANFIRSGRYKKIIIVGADKMSSMVNYTDRATCPIFGDGAAAFMVEPTTEDYGIMDSILRTDGKGLPFLHMKAGGSVCPPSYFTVDNKMHYLFQEGRTVFKYAVSNMSDVSAAIAEKNGLTKDSINWIVPHQANVRIIEAVAHRMDVPMDKVLVNIEHYGNTSAATLPLCIWDYEDKLKKGDNIIFTAFGAGFTWGAVYVKWGYDGKKES
- the era gene encoding GTPase Era, which gives rise to MHKAGFVNIVGNPNVGKSTLMNVLVGERISIATFKAQTTRHRIMGIYNTDEMQIVFSDTPGVLKPNYKLQESMLNFSTSALTDADILLYVTDVVETPDKNNEFMEKVRQMTVPVLLLINKIDLTDQEKLVKLVEEWKELLPQAEIIPISATSKFNVDYVMKRIKELLPDSPPYFGKDQWTDKPARFFVNEIIREKILLYYDKEIPYSVEVVVEEFKEEPKKIHIRAVINVERDSQKGIIIGKQGKALKKVATEARRELERFFGKTIFLETYVKVDKDWRSSDKELRNFGYQLD